A stretch of the Archangium violaceum genome encodes the following:
- a CDS encoding DUF4276 family protein, whose protein sequence is MRPKLRILAIVEGHGEQTAVPVLLRRWFQHRGFRDFETPDLAIRASGSGALKCPHDDDDALGIEYYVEMAASERPDGILVMLDSDDECLVRARTPSRPGLGPELLRRARAIAPHIPIEVVVANREYEAWFLASLASLRRTTRIPRGSRLPTPLSDIETIRDCKKRLTQLLGRPYEETTDQPDFTGVLPFTPAMARRSRSYRKLLKALDALTRAARRNRRRSR, encoded by the coding sequence ATGCGTCCCAAGCTCCGAATCCTTGCCATTGTCGAGGGGCACGGCGAGCAGACTGCTGTCCCCGTCCTCCTGCGCCGCTGGTTCCAACACCGCGGGTTCCGCGACTTCGAGACACCCGATCTCGCCATCCGTGCTTCGGGCTCCGGAGCTCTCAAGTGTCCCCACGATGACGATGACGCGTTGGGGATCGAGTATTACGTCGAGATGGCGGCGAGCGAGCGGCCTGATGGCATTCTCGTCATGCTCGATTCCGATGACGAATGCCTGGTGCGCGCCAGGACACCCTCTCGTCCTGGACTGGGTCCCGAGCTCCTTCGGCGTGCTCGAGCCATCGCGCCCCACATCCCCATTGAGGTGGTCGTCGCCAATCGGGAGTACGAAGCCTGGTTTCTCGCCTCCCTGGCCAGCTTGCGGCGAACCACACGCATACCGCGGGGTAGTCGGCTGCCGACGCCACTTTCGGACATCGAAACCATTCGTGATTGCAAGAAGCGTCTCACCCAACTGCTCGGACGTCCCTATGAGGAGACGACGGATCAGCCGGATTTCACCGGGGTACTGCCCTTCACGCCCGCGATGGCGCGGCGCTCGCGCTCATACCGCAAGCTGCTCAAGGCGCTGGATGCGCTCACACGAGCTGCCCGCCGCAACAGGCGTCGGTCTCGCTGA
- a CDS encoding NAD(P)/FAD-dependent oxidoreductase, with protein MEGNRRRHHVVIVGGGFGGLEAARGLKRAPVDVTVLDRYNHHLFQPLLYQVATAVLSPGDISAPIRQVLRGRNTTVLLAEAQSVDMERKVLVTDGGDIPYDTLVLATGATHSYFGHPEWARFAPGLKTVDDARDIRERVLLAFEAAEREPDPVRQREWLTFVIIGAGPTGVELAGALAYMTRHSLPKDFRRIDTSQARILLLEGLPRVLNTYPEELSEKARRDLEKLGVEVRTGAMVTGMDEEGVNVGDTRIQARTLLWGAGVAASPLARTLGVPLDKAGRVKVEPTLNVPGHEDVFVIGDLASMLQDGKPVPGIAPAAMQMGKHVAKNIRRKLEGQPLEPFRYHDKGSFAVIGRGSAIGVLYNKVRLSGRTAWVMWLGIHITFLIGFRNKLAVMFDWAYTFLTKRRDVRLITGLHANRLPRLRATSLPGISEERAEEAELEPVRHAPEPEPTHIH; from the coding sequence ATGGAAGGCAATCGGCGAAGACATCATGTGGTCATCGTGGGTGGGGGCTTTGGCGGACTCGAGGCCGCGCGCGGGCTGAAGCGTGCCCCCGTGGATGTGACGGTGCTCGATCGCTACAACCACCACCTGTTCCAGCCACTGCTCTACCAGGTAGCCACGGCGGTCCTCAGCCCGGGCGACATCTCCGCGCCCATCCGTCAGGTGCTGCGCGGCAGGAACACCACCGTGCTGCTCGCGGAGGCCCAGTCCGTCGACATGGAGCGCAAGGTGCTCGTCACCGACGGTGGCGACATTCCCTATGACACCCTGGTGCTCGCCACCGGGGCCACGCACTCGTACTTCGGTCATCCCGAGTGGGCCCGGTTCGCCCCCGGCCTCAAGACGGTCGACGACGCGAGGGACATCCGTGAGCGCGTGCTGCTGGCCTTCGAGGCCGCCGAGCGCGAGCCGGACCCGGTGCGCCAGCGCGAGTGGCTCACCTTCGTCATCATCGGCGCGGGCCCCACTGGCGTGGAGCTGGCGGGGGCGCTCGCGTATATGACGCGGCACTCGCTGCCCAAGGACTTCCGCCGCATCGACACGTCCCAGGCCCGCATCCTCCTCCTGGAGGGGCTCCCCCGGGTCCTCAACACCTATCCCGAGGAGCTCTCCGAGAAGGCCCGCAGGGACCTCGAGAAGCTCGGAGTGGAGGTGCGCACGGGCGCCATGGTCACGGGGATGGACGAGGAGGGCGTCAACGTGGGCGACACCCGCATCCAGGCACGGACGCTGCTCTGGGGCGCGGGCGTGGCCGCCTCACCGCTGGCCCGTACGCTCGGCGTGCCGCTCGACAAGGCGGGCCGGGTGAAGGTGGAGCCCACCCTGAACGTTCCCGGGCACGAGGACGTCTTCGTGATTGGCGACCTCGCCTCGATGCTGCAGGACGGCAAGCCGGTGCCGGGCATCGCGCCAGCGGCCATGCAGATGGGCAAGCACGTGGCGAAGAACATCCGGCGCAAGCTCGAGGGCCAGCCGCTGGAGCCGTTCCGCTACCATGACAAGGGCTCCTTCGCCGTCATCGGCCGCGGCTCGGCGATTGGCGTGCTCTACAACAAGGTCCGCCTGAGCGGCAGGACCGCCTGGGTGATGTGGCTGGGCATCCACATCACCTTCCTCATCGGCTTCCGCAACAAGCTGGCCGTGATGTTCGACTGGGCCTATACGTTCCTCACCAAGCGGCGGGACGTGCGCCTCATCACCGGGCTGCACGCGAACCGGCTCCCGCGCCTCCGTGCCACCAGCCTGCCCGGTATCTCCGAGGAGCGTGCCGAGGAGGCCGAGCTCGAGCCGGTGCGCCACGCGCCCGAGCCCGAGCCCACCCACATCCACTGA
- a CDS encoding energy-coupling factor ABC transporter ATP-binding protein: MISLHAVHHHFGERHVLKGLELTLSERRIAVVGGNGSGKSTFARLLNGLLIPEQGQVLVEGLDTRKEARAIRRKVGFVFQNPDNQIVLPTVEEDIAFGLKNLRLPPADISARVATILRRYGLEEFRHHPAHQLSGGQKQLLALSSVLVMEPRYVVFDEPTTLLDLRNKRRLAQAIHDMPQTAIVVSHDLELLRDFDRVLVFDEGRVVVDDIPSVALDAYVRMMA, translated from the coding sequence ATGATCAGCCTCCACGCCGTCCACCACCACTTCGGTGAGCGCCACGTCCTCAAGGGACTCGAGCTCACCCTCTCCGAGCGCCGCATCGCCGTGGTGGGCGGCAATGGTTCCGGCAAGAGCACCTTCGCGCGGCTCCTCAATGGCCTGCTCATACCCGAGCAGGGCCAGGTGCTCGTGGAGGGGCTCGACACCCGGAAGGAGGCCCGCGCCATCCGCCGCAAGGTGGGCTTCGTCTTCCAGAACCCGGACAACCAGATCGTCCTCCCCACCGTCGAGGAGGACATCGCCTTCGGGCTCAAGAACCTCCGGCTCCCACCGGCCGACATCTCCGCGCGCGTCGCCACCATCCTGCGCCGCTACGGCCTGGAGGAGTTCCGCCACCACCCCGCGCACCAGCTCAGCGGAGGGCAGAAGCAGCTGCTCGCGCTCTCCTCGGTGCTCGTCATGGAGCCCCGCTACGTCGTCTTCGACGAGCCCACCACGCTCCTGGATTTGCGCAACAAGCGCCGCCTCGCCCAGGCCATCCACGACATGCCCCAGACGGCCATCGTCGTCTCGCACGACCTGGAGCTGCTGCGCGACTTCGACCGCGTGCTCGTCTTCGACGAGGGCCGTGTCGTCGTCGATGACATCCCCTCCGTCGCGCTCGACGCCTACGTCCGGATGATGGCGTGA
- a CDS encoding AAA family ATPase has translation MSDLARVHIEELRLSGYRAFENARLQLDDLTVLVGRNGAGKSTLIDALEFVRDALSDSLANALERRGGVQALLHHGAREAKELAVVIRLRLSRQYLAAVLHRTELPAPQSILADDATVTYGFRIGPTRGGLGFEVKKEVAHAAYQHFTRAGRGDWRFGGVVMPHGVRATSRDALALPFAAEHAALWRALLDALKTSVRAYSLSPSAIRAEPPVSGASILNRSGGNAGDVLHHLERNKADAAWINKHLAAITPGIVRVRSETAAGRRLIRFHQRYNKSKTAGVVFDVGDMSDGTLRCLAILLALRQKPTPALVCIEEVEDSVHPAALGVLLDAIAASTSRCQVLLTSHSPEALSHPSVTPEQVRVVEWREGSSQLFKLSPGAEEMSRPPRSVGRLLRTNALFTAKDSERVEGDFFAAP, from the coding sequence ATGAGTGACCTCGCGCGCGTCCACATTGAGGAGCTTCGGCTCTCGGGCTATAGGGCCTTCGAGAACGCCCGCCTGCAACTCGACGATCTGACTGTCCTGGTCGGGCGGAACGGGGCCGGCAAGAGCACGCTCATCGACGCGCTGGAGTTCGTTCGGGATGCGCTGAGCGACTCATTGGCGAATGCGTTGGAGCGCCGGGGTGGAGTCCAGGCTCTGCTGCACCACGGCGCACGCGAGGCGAAAGAACTCGCAGTCGTCATCCGCCTGCGGCTGTCCCGTCAATATCTCGCTGCGGTATTGCACCGCACTGAGCTCCCAGCGCCTCAGAGCATCCTTGCTGATGATGCCACCGTGACCTACGGCTTTCGTATCGGTCCAACACGAGGCGGATTGGGGTTCGAGGTCAAGAAGGAGGTTGCACACGCTGCTTATCAGCACTTCACGCGCGCTGGCCGGGGCGACTGGCGTTTCGGTGGCGTTGTCATGCCCCATGGTGTTCGTGCCACATCACGGGACGCCTTGGCGCTTCCGTTCGCCGCTGAGCACGCCGCTTTGTGGCGGGCCCTGTTGGACGCACTGAAAACGAGTGTTCGTGCCTACAGCCTCTCTCCGTCAGCAATCCGGGCGGAGCCGCCCGTCAGTGGTGCGAGCATCCTGAACCGGAGCGGCGGCAACGCGGGCGATGTGCTGCACCACCTCGAACGGAACAAGGCGGATGCCGCATGGATCAACAAGCACCTCGCGGCCATCACTCCCGGCATCGTCAGGGTCAGGTCGGAGACCGCAGCGGGTCGACGGCTCATCCGGTTCCATCAGCGATACAACAAGAGCAAGACCGCCGGAGTCGTCTTCGACGTTGGGGATATGTCGGATGGAACCCTGCGCTGTCTGGCCATCCTCCTGGCGCTTCGGCAGAAGCCCACCCCAGCGCTCGTGTGCATTGAGGAGGTCGAGGACTCCGTCCATCCCGCCGCGCTGGGGGTCCTGCTGGATGCCATCGCGGCCAGTACCAGCCGCTGCCAGGTTCTCCTGACGTCACACAGTCCCGAGGCCTTGAGTCACCCCTCCGTGACTCCCGAGCAGGTTCGCGTCGTCGAATGGCGTGAGGGGAGCAGTCAGCTCTTCAAGCTCAGTCCGGGAGCGGAGGAGATGAGTCGACCGCCGCGCTCCGTCGGCAGGTTGCTCCGTACGAATGCGCTCTTCACCGCGAAGGACTCCGAGCGCGTTGAGGGCGACTTCTTCGCGGCCCCGTGA
- a CDS encoding M24 family metallopeptidase, producing the protein MKNTWSRLLVPLFLFTSACATTAPATSVPGASAPERPFGTLREQATRQQAWLSERMEKALPALMRQYGIEMWVISMREYNEDPVFPALVAPTTFAARRRTIYVFHDRGPELGVERLALGGGTQGGVYEARRAQLQVDGGGVTRQAELWGPDQWKVLKAVLEERKPKVIGINVSRTFAFADGLTHGEYEGMAEALGTEWTSRMKPAEGLAVDLIAWRGEDEARFYEDLTKLAWNIIETGFSNQVITPGKTRTSDVVWWMRQRVNDLGLGTWFQPSVSVQRQGKTEEELGQDPLIERGDVLHCDFGVTALRLNTDTQHMGYVLREGETDVPAGLKAALARSNRLQDIVFEELRPGRTGNEILKASRERMKSEGIDGTVYSHPIGLNGHGAGPMIGLWDRQEGVPGNGDHKVIPNQWFSIELQATSPVPEWGGQRVRSAQEEDVMIDATGKVRWALQRQTAFHLVR; encoded by the coding sequence ATGAAGAACACCTGGAGCCGTCTACTCGTCCCCCTGTTCCTCTTCACGTCCGCCTGTGCCACCACGGCCCCGGCCACCTCCGTGCCAGGGGCTTCCGCGCCCGAGCGTCCCTTCGGCACACTGCGTGAGCAGGCCACGCGACAGCAGGCCTGGCTGAGCGAGCGCATGGAGAAGGCGCTGCCCGCGCTGATGCGCCAGTACGGCATCGAGATGTGGGTGATTTCGATGCGCGAGTACAACGAGGACCCCGTCTTCCCCGCGCTGGTGGCGCCCACGACGTTCGCGGCGCGGCGGCGGACCATCTACGTCTTCCACGACCGGGGCCCGGAGCTGGGCGTGGAGCGGCTCGCGTTGGGCGGAGGGACGCAGGGCGGGGTCTACGAGGCGCGGCGCGCGCAGCTGCAGGTGGACGGGGGCGGGGTGACGCGGCAGGCCGAGCTGTGGGGCCCGGACCAGTGGAAGGTGCTGAAGGCGGTGCTCGAGGAGCGCAAGCCGAAGGTCATCGGCATCAACGTGTCGCGCACGTTCGCCTTCGCGGACGGGCTGACGCATGGCGAGTACGAGGGCATGGCCGAGGCGCTGGGGACCGAGTGGACCTCCCGGATGAAGCCGGCCGAGGGGCTCGCGGTGGACCTCATCGCGTGGCGGGGCGAGGACGAGGCGCGCTTCTACGAGGACCTGACGAAGCTGGCGTGGAACATCATCGAGACGGGGTTCTCCAACCAGGTGATAACCCCCGGCAAGACGCGTACGAGCGACGTGGTGTGGTGGATGCGGCAGCGGGTGAACGACCTGGGGCTGGGGACGTGGTTTCAGCCGTCGGTGTCGGTGCAGCGGCAGGGGAAGACGGAGGAGGAGCTGGGGCAGGATCCCCTCATCGAGCGGGGAGACGTGCTGCACTGCGACTTCGGGGTGACGGCGCTGCGGCTGAACACGGACACGCAGCACATGGGCTACGTGCTGCGCGAGGGCGAGACGGACGTGCCGGCGGGGCTGAAGGCTGCGCTGGCTCGCTCGAACCGGCTGCAGGACATCGTGTTCGAGGAGCTGCGCCCGGGGCGTACGGGCAATGAGATTCTCAAGGCCTCGCGGGAGCGGATGAAGTCCGAGGGCATCGACGGGACGGTGTACTCGCACCCCATCGGCCTGAACGGGCACGGCGCGGGGCCGATGATCGGCCTGTGGGACCGCCAGGAGGGGGTGCCGGGCAACGGCGATCACAAGGTGATCCCCAACCAGTGGTTCTCCATCGAGTTGCAGGCGACGAGCCCGGTGCCGGAATGGGGCGGGCAGCGGGTGCGCTCGGCGCAGGAGGAGGACGTCATGATCGATGCCACCGGAAAGGTGCGCTGGGCCCTCCAGCGGCAGACGGCCTTCCACCTGGTGCGGTAG
- a CDS encoding energy-coupling factor transporter transmembrane component T family protein: MSLGLYLHRDSPVHAVPAAAKMLGLLLMGTGLLLFPSLPVVSVALGATLGLYALARLRPREVAPVLRLSAFVLVPLFLVHGLLSGWVPALEVVLRLAVLLLLATLVSLSTRASDMLEALERALRPLARFGVRPARLGLLLSLTLRFIPLLATWLHEIQEAQRVRGLEREPLAVLVPLLVKTLRTADTLAEAIDARCFDSEEPS, translated from the coding sequence GTGAGCCTCGGCCTCTACCTCCACCGCGACTCGCCCGTCCACGCCGTGCCCGCGGCCGCGAAGATGCTGGGCCTGCTCCTCATGGGCACCGGGCTGCTGCTCTTCCCCTCGCTGCCCGTCGTCTCCGTGGCGCTGGGGGCCACGCTCGGCCTCTATGCGCTCGCGCGCCTGCGTCCGCGCGAGGTGGCTCCCGTCCTGCGCCTCTCCGCCTTCGTGCTCGTCCCGCTCTTCCTCGTGCACGGGCTGCTGTCCGGCTGGGTGCCCGCGCTGGAGGTCGTGCTGCGGCTGGCCGTCCTGCTGCTGCTCGCCACGCTCGTCTCTCTCTCCACGCGGGCCTCGGACATGCTCGAGGCCCTGGAGCGCGCACTGCGTCCCCTGGCCCGCTTCGGGGTGCGTCCCGCGCGGCTCGGCCTGCTGCTCTCCCTCACCCTGCGCTTCATTCCCCTCCTGGCCACGTGGCTGCATGAAATCCAGGAGGCCCAGCGCGTGCGCGGGCTCGAGCGTGAGCCGCTCGCCGTGCTCGTGCCCCTGCTCGTCAAGACACTCCGTACCGCCGACACGCTCGCCGAGGCCATCGACGCGCGCTGTTTCGATTCCGAGGAGCCCTCGTGA